A section of the Triticum dicoccoides isolate Atlit2015 ecotype Zavitan chromosome 7A, WEW_v2.0, whole genome shotgun sequence genome encodes:
- the LOC119327689 gene encoding NADP-dependent alkenal double bond reductase P2-like, with amino-acid sequence MEVENRYVAVRHHVEGSPSVDDFEVKAETVRWTPESGEVLVRNMYVSIDPYQLNRMKRQSASHHSVDVIVPGERIASYGVGEVVASACEEYKEGDVVAGMLAWEEHSVFRPETSMLMSKVDASSGFPLSYQLGALGTSGMTAYGGFYEVCKPKVGETVFVSAASGSVGSLVGQFAKLAGCRVVGCAGTQAKVDLLKDKLGFDDAFNYREEPDLKAALKRHFPDGIDIYFENVGGEMLEAALANMNTYGRVAVCGVIAEYTDPGRRAVPDLLEVIYKRITLRGFFAWDFITKFHEFTAIIGGWIEEGKVHVIEDVSDRLESVPSAFVALYRGQNVGKKLVKLA; translated from the exons ATGGAGGTGGAGAACCGGTACGTCGCCGTCAGGCACCACGTCGAGGGCTCCCCGTCGGTGGACGACTTCGAGGTGAAGGCGGAGACGGTGCGGTGGACGCCCGAGTCCGGCGAGGTCCTGGTCCGGAACATGTACGTCTCCATCGACCCCTACCAGCTCAACCGCATGAAGCGCCAGAGCGCTTCCCACCACTCCGTCGACGTCATCGTGCCCGGCGAG AGGATCGCGTCGTACGGAGTCGGCGAGGTGGTGGCGTCGGCGTGCGAGGAGTACAAGGAAGGCGACGTGGTCGCCGGCATGCTCGCCTGGGAGGAGCACAGCGTGTTCCGGCCGGAAACCAGCATGCTCATGTCCAAGGTCGACGCCTCCTCCGGCTTCCCCCTGTCCTACCAGCTGGGCGCGCTGGGGACGAGCGGCATGACGGCGTACGGCGGGTTCTACGAGGTGTGCAAGCCGAAGGTGGGCGAGACGGTGTTCGTGTCGGCGGCGTCGGGCTCCGTCGGCAGCCTGGTCGGCCAGTTCGCCAAGCTCGCCGGCTGCCGCGTCGTCGGCTGCGCCGGCACGCAGGCCAAGGTGGACCTGCTCAAGGACAAACTGGGCTTCGACGACGCCTTCAACTACAGGGAGGAGCCGGACCTGAAGGCGGCGCTCAAGCGGCACTTCCCCGACGGCATCGACATCTACTTCGAGAACGTCGGCGGCGAGATGCTGGAGGCGGCTCTGGCCAACATGAACACCTACGGCCGGGTGGCCGTCTGCGGCgtcatcgccgagtacaccgaccccGGGCGGCGCGCCGTGCCGGACCTGCTGGAGGTGATCTACAAGCGCATCACCCTCCGGGGCTTCTTCGCCTGGGACTTCATCACCAAGTTCCACGAGTTCACCGCCATCATCGGCGGCTGGATCGAGGAGGGCAAGGTCCATGTCATCGAGGACGTCTCCGACCGGCTGGAGAGCGTCCCGTCGGCCTTCGTCGCGCTCTACCGCGGCCAGAATGTCGGCAAGAAGCTCGTCAAGCTGGCATAG